One Acidobacteriaceae bacterium genomic region harbors:
- a CDS encoding phospholipase D-like domain-containing protein gives MSRFSSLSFVVGALGLGLLCGCEVPVNLPGHADSSPVSSGALETHYSPTENLEHYDLALLRSAHKSIDLCGFSFTDEAVGDAITSAARRGVRVRVYLDRSQSDDELERAAKHDGAPRPTARKRDVQFADGFFDEQDVPDATTEAVIARLAATPNVEVRIKHSRVLMHLKSYAVDGQTLRSGSANFSPSALKRQDNDLVLTRDAASVRRFELDFNQLWARPDNEHLQPQS, from the coding sequence ATGTCCCGGTTTTCTTCGCTTTCGTTTGTTGTCGGCGCATTGGGTCTCGGCCTGCTTTGCGGGTGTGAAGTCCCTGTCAACCTGCCGGGCCATGCAGACAGCTCGCCCGTTTCGAGTGGCGCGCTGGAAACCCACTACTCGCCGACCGAAAACCTCGAGCACTACGACCTGGCCCTCCTGCGCTCAGCGCACAAGTCCATCGATCTATGCGGCTTCAGCTTCACCGACGAGGCCGTCGGAGATGCGATCACCAGCGCAGCCCGGCGCGGCGTGCGGGTTCGTGTGTATCTCGACCGCAGCCAATCGGACGACGAGCTGGAGCGCGCGGCGAAGCACGACGGCGCACCGAGGCCGACCGCCCGGAAGCGCGACGTCCAATTTGCGGATGGATTCTTCGACGAGCAGGACGTCCCCGACGCAACCACCGAAGCGGTGATTGCGCGCCTTGCGGCGACGCCAAACGTCGAGGTCAGGATCAAGCACTCGCGCGTGCTGATGCACCTGAAGTCCTATGCCGTGGACGGCCAGACGCTGCGTTCCGGCAGCGCGAACTTCTCTCCCAGCGCGCTGAAGCGCCAGGACAACGATCTCGTGCTGACGCGGGATGCAGCCAGCGTGCGGCGATTTGAGCTCGATTTCAACCAGCTCTGGGCACGGCCGGATAACGAGCACCTGCAACCGCAGTCATAG
- a CDS encoding glutaredoxin family protein has translation MGLVVYSADWCRDCREAKRFLTKHSIAYHEIDIERTPGAAEEVIRHTGKRAIPQFVLDGRWIQPYRPGRGFLHAEMAELFGVTND, from the coding sequence ATGGGGCTTGTTGTTTACTCTGCTGACTGGTGCCGCGACTGCCGCGAGGCCAAGCGGTTTCTAACCAAACACTCGATTGCATACCACGAGATCGACATCGAACGCACGCCCGGCGCGGCGGAGGAAGTGATCCGCCACACCGGCAAACGCGCCATTCCACAATTCGTGCTCGATGGCAGGTGGATTCAGCCGTACAGGCCCGGACGCGGATTCCTTCACGCCGAGATGGCAGAGCTGTTCGGCGTCACAAACGACTAG
- a CDS encoding UbiX family flavin prenyltransferase has translation MDKPLRILTLAVTGASGSVLAIEMLRALAADDRVGRVHLIISPGALRVLAEETGINGRKSLTDKLLGGKSKDQATHKIVHHAHEDIGAPIASGSYPCDAMIVLPCSMGTLAGIAHGIAGNLVERAADVCLKEKRRLVLCVRETPLNLIHIRNMAAAAEAGATIFPVIPTFYNEPKTTDDIARNFVHRVLQHVGLPQSDAFVWGADSHSE, from the coding sequence GTGGACAAACCTCTGCGAATTTTGACTTTAGCCGTGACCGGCGCAAGCGGCTCGGTGCTTGCTATTGAGATGCTGCGCGCCTTGGCCGCTGACGACCGAGTCGGCCGGGTACACCTCATTATCTCACCCGGCGCCCTTCGAGTGCTAGCCGAGGAGACCGGAATCAATGGCCGCAAGTCATTGACAGACAAGCTACTTGGAGGAAAGTCCAAGGATCAGGCCACGCACAAGATCGTCCACCATGCGCATGAGGACATCGGGGCTCCGATCGCCAGTGGATCCTACCCCTGCGACGCCATGATCGTGCTTCCCTGCTCCATGGGCACGCTGGCCGGCATCGCCCACGGGATAGCCGGAAACCTCGTGGAACGAGCCGCCGACGTCTGCCTCAAGGAGAAGCGGCGGCTGGTGCTCTGTGTCCGCGAGACGCCTCTGAACCTCATCCACATCCGCAACATGGCTGCGGCCGCCGAGGCCGGAGCCACCATTTTCCCGGTGATCCCCACCTTCTACAACGAGCCCAAAACCACCGACGACATCGCCCGGAACTTTGTCCACCGGGTGCTGCAGCACGTCGGGCTGCCGCAGTCCGACGCGTTCGTCTGGGGAGCCGATTCGCATTCCGAGTAG
- a CDS encoding agmatine deiminase family protein — MSQPENNRYRMPAEWAPHAATWIAWPHNPEDWPKKFQPIPWVYCEIVRWLSGVEDVHILVNDAAAEKRAYGMLKRQGANLARLHFHPWATDRVWLRDSGPIFVKNSDGNLAITNWRFNAWAKYDNWHNDDQIPEHVAKLYGMRSFEPHVKLADGTEQRLVLEGGSIDTNGAGVLLTTEECLLSDVQQRNPGISREQLESAFAEYLGIEKVIWLNRGCAGDDTHGHVDDITRFVAENTILTAVEENTADENHLPLAENLERLHAARNLRGEPFTIKRLPMPAPVIFEGQRLPASYANFYIANGLVLVPTFNDPNDRIALNTIADCFPDRVVTGIHCTDFIWGLGALHCMTQQEPA; from the coding sequence ATGTCGCAACCGGAAAATAACCGCTATCGTATGCCCGCTGAGTGGGCTCCGCATGCTGCAACCTGGATAGCCTGGCCGCACAATCCTGAGGACTGGCCGAAGAAATTTCAGCCGATCCCCTGGGTCTACTGCGAGATCGTGCGCTGGCTTTCGGGCGTTGAGGATGTGCACATCCTCGTGAACGATGCCGCGGCGGAGAAGCGTGCCTACGGCATGCTGAAGCGGCAGGGCGCGAACCTGGCGCGCCTGCATTTTCACCCCTGGGCGACGGATCGCGTATGGCTCCGCGATTCCGGTCCGATTTTTGTGAAGAACTCAGACGGCAACCTCGCCATCACGAACTGGCGCTTCAATGCGTGGGCCAAATACGACAACTGGCACAACGATGACCAGATCCCGGAGCACGTCGCGAAGCTCTACGGCATGCGCAGCTTCGAGCCACACGTGAAGCTTGCCGACGGCACCGAGCAGAGGCTCGTCCTCGAAGGTGGAAGCATCGACACCAACGGCGCGGGCGTTCTGCTCACAACTGAGGAGTGCCTGCTGAGCGACGTGCAGCAGCGCAATCCGGGCATCTCGCGGGAGCAGCTCGAAAGCGCGTTCGCAGAGTATCTCGGGATTGAGAAGGTGATCTGGCTGAACCGCGGATGCGCGGGTGACGACACGCACGGCCACGTTGATGACATCACCCGCTTCGTCGCCGAGAACACCATCCTCACCGCGGTCGAAGAGAATACGGCGGACGAGAATCATCTTCCGCTCGCCGAGAATCTCGAACGCCTGCACGCAGCGCGCAACCTGCGCGGTGAGCCGTTCACCATCAAAAGACTGCCGATGCCCGCGCCTGTCATCTTCGAAGGACAGCGGCTGCCTGCAAGCTACGCGAACTTCTACATTGCAAATGGATTGGTATTGGTCCCCACCTTCAACGACCCCAACGATCGCATCGCGCTCAACACCATCGCCGATTGCTTCCCCGACCGCGTCGTGACCGGCATCCACTGCACCGATTTCATCTGGGGCCTGGGCGCGCTGCACTGCATGACCCAACAGGAGCCCGCGTAG
- the purB gene encoding adenylosuccinate lyase: MIPRYTRPQMASVWSEHSRFENWLRVELAATETLARAGIVPAEAAAAIRARASFTVERIHELECDLRHDVLAFTTAVAEKVGPEARWLHYGLTSTDVVDTAQALALRQASSLIRFGIVRLRDVLRKRAIEFKHTPTIGRTHGVHAEPTTFGLKLLLWYSEINRNLRRFDAAAEDLRVGKLSGAVGTFGHLEPEHEAAILKELELRPAAIATQVLQRDRHAAYLCTLAVLCSTLDKIATEVRHLQRTEVREAEEFFSAKQKGSSAMPHKRNPITAEQISGLARVVRANAQVGLEDVALWHERDISHSSAERVVLPDSTTLTDYLLDKTATMIERLLVYPARMLRNLESTHGLVYSGQLLLELAGSGMSREDAYRLVQGHAMDAWTNEKNFRELVQNDPEITTRLSNEQLAEVFNYRRQLRNVDTIFERVLAEDADLD, encoded by the coding sequence ATGATCCCCCGCTACACCCGCCCGCAGATGGCCTCCGTTTGGTCCGAGCACAGCCGCTTTGAAAACTGGCTGCGGGTCGAACTGGCGGCGACCGAAACGCTCGCTCGAGCAGGAATTGTTCCGGCCGAGGCTGCGGCTGCGATACGTGCACGAGCTAGCTTCACCGTAGAACGCATTCACGAACTTGAATGTGATCTGCGTCACGACGTATTGGCCTTCACCACAGCGGTGGCGGAAAAAGTGGGCCCTGAAGCTCGCTGGCTGCACTACGGTCTCACCTCCACCGACGTTGTCGATACGGCGCAGGCACTCGCTCTTCGTCAGGCTTCCAGTTTGATTCGTTTTGGCATTGTGCGACTTCGCGACGTTTTGCGCAAGCGTGCAATTGAGTTCAAACACACGCCGACGATCGGCCGCACGCACGGAGTTCATGCAGAACCAACGACTTTCGGGCTGAAATTGCTCCTTTGGTACTCCGAGATAAATCGGAACCTGCGAAGGTTCGACGCTGCCGCCGAAGACCTCCGCGTGGGCAAACTTTCAGGCGCCGTCGGCACTTTCGGCCACCTGGAGCCGGAACATGAGGCCGCCATCCTCAAGGAACTGGAGCTCCGTCCGGCGGCCATTGCAACGCAAGTCCTGCAGCGCGACCGCCACGCCGCATATCTGTGTACGCTCGCCGTACTTTGCTCCACGCTGGACAAGATCGCCACGGAGGTGCGGCACCTGCAACGCACCGAGGTCCGAGAGGCCGAGGAGTTCTTCTCTGCCAAGCAGAAGGGCTCGAGCGCGATGCCGCACAAGCGAAACCCCATTACCGCCGAGCAGATCTCTGGCCTCGCGCGAGTGGTGCGTGCCAATGCGCAGGTCGGCCTTGAAGACGTCGCATTGTGGCACGAGCGCGACATCTCGCACTCGTCCGCGGAACGTGTAGTCCTGCCGGATTCAACGACTCTGACCGACTATCTTCTCGACAAAACGGCGACCATGATCGAGCGGTTGCTCGTCTACCCCGCGAGGATGCTGCGCAATCTCGAGTCGACCCACGGACTCGTCTACTCAGGGCAGCTCCTTCTGGAACTCGCCGGCTCCGGTATGAGCCGCGAAGACGCCTACCGGCTCGTTCAAGGCCACGCCATGGACGCCTGGACGAACGAGAAGAATTTCCGCGAGCTCGTACAAAACGATCCCGAAATTACAACGCGGCTTTCCAACGAGCAGCTTGCAGAGGTGTTCAACTATCGCCGGCAGTTGAGAAACGTAGACACGATCTTCGAGCGTGTATTAGCCGAGGACGCCGACCTGGATTAA
- a CDS encoding MarR family transcriptional regulator, whose protein sequence is MEENGSNGNAEIPRLRELAEFRFQLRQFLSFSEISSERHGIQAQQYQLLQVIAAAPPSQPASVSYLADRMVLRHNSTVELVDRAERAGLVRRHTDERDLRRSIIKLTPTGDQLLRSLVAEHIQELERLSDRLIHSIRAVNHSAAPSTQMSVGTESAGTA, encoded by the coding sequence ATGGAAGAGAACGGAAGCAACGGTAATGCAGAGATTCCACGGCTGAGGGAACTCGCGGAATTTCGTTTCCAGTTGCGGCAATTCCTAAGCTTCAGCGAGATCTCATCAGAGCGCCACGGCATTCAGGCGCAGCAGTATCAACTTCTGCAGGTGATCGCTGCCGCGCCCCCCAGCCAGCCCGCTTCTGTCAGCTATCTCGCCGACCGGATGGTTCTGCGCCACAACAGCACCGTCGAGCTTGTCGACCGCGCCGAACGTGCAGGACTCGTGCGTCGTCATACGGACGAACGCGACCTGCGCCGCTCCATCATCAAGCTCACACCTACAGGCGATCAGCTTCTCCGCTCGCTGGTTGCGGAGCATATCCAGGAGCTCGAGCGGCTGAGTGACCGGCTCATTCATTCGATTCGAGCTGTGAATCACAGTGCGGCGCCGTCGACGCAGATGTCGGTGGGCACGGAAAGCGCGGGGACGGCCTGA
- a CDS encoding nitroreductase family protein: protein MANAPRSLAEAIRQRRATPSFDGEPIPPGDLRQILEAGLNAPSGYNMQPWRFIVVQHPEQRRRLRAASYNQAKVEEASAVIVACGDRDGWRRDLDEMLRMGRAAGMPESYAAQAATSVPAYLSSFSHDQMTAWLNKQVMLAFTSMMLMAEVLGYDTAPMEGFEQSKVCETLRLPMSYWVVALLAIGHLKGPDKFNGGRFDIAHTVFAEEFGKPYR from the coding sequence ATGGCCAATGCACCAAGATCGCTCGCCGAAGCGATTCGCCAGCGGCGGGCGACGCCCAGCTTCGACGGAGAGCCGATTCCTCCCGGCGACCTCCGGCAGATCCTCGAAGCCGGCCTGAATGCTCCGAGTGGGTACAACATGCAGCCATGGCGCTTCATCGTGGTGCAGCACCCGGAGCAGCGGCGACGGCTGCGGGCGGCGAGCTACAACCAGGCCAAGGTGGAAGAGGCGTCGGCAGTGATTGTGGCTTGCGGAGATCGCGATGGTTGGCGGCGCGACCTGGATGAGATGCTGCGGATGGGGCGTGCAGCAGGCATGCCGGAGAGCTATGCAGCGCAGGCCGCGACCAGCGTCCCGGCGTATCTTTCCAGCTTTTCGCACGACCAGATGACGGCGTGGCTGAATAAGCAGGTGATGCTGGCATTCACGTCCATGATGCTGATGGCCGAGGTGCTGGGCTATGACACGGCACCGATGGAGGGCTTTGAGCAGAGCAAGGTGTGCGAGACGCTGCGCCTGCCGATGAGCTACTGGGTCGTGGCTCTGCTCGCCATCGGACATCTCAAAGGACCGGACAAGTTCAACGGCGGACGCTTCGATATCGCACACACGGTCTTCGCCGAGGAGTTCGGCAAGCCGTACCGCTAG
- a CDS encoding glucose 1-dehydrogenase: protein MAGRFDGKVAVVTGSSSGIGQAIAVRLASEGAAVVIDYRSRDQGAADTENMIKSKDPQAKFITVMADVTKVADTNNLIEQAWSQLGGCDILVNNAGVEKGANFWDVTEEDYDMVLDVNLKGVFFLTQAFVRKLRDAKKPGRVINISSVHEDMVFPHFPTYCASKGGLRMLMRDLAVELGPLGITVNNVAPGAIITPINKSLLDDKSKLDPLLRNIPLGRMGTSDEVAGLVAWLASDEAAYVTGSTYFIDGGLIRNYHEQ, encoded by the coding sequence ATGGCCGGAAGATTTGACGGAAAAGTAGCGGTAGTGACCGGATCATCTTCCGGCATCGGACAGGCGATTGCGGTTCGGTTGGCGAGCGAGGGCGCGGCTGTGGTCATCGACTACCGCAGCCGTGACCAGGGCGCGGCCGATACCGAAAACATGATCAAGTCCAAAGATCCACAGGCGAAGTTCATCACCGTGATGGCCGACGTGACGAAGGTCGCCGACACTAACAATCTGATCGAGCAGGCGTGGTCGCAGCTCGGCGGATGCGACATCCTCGTCAACAACGCAGGCGTTGAAAAGGGTGCGAACTTCTGGGACGTGACGGAAGAGGACTACGACATGGTCCTCGACGTAAATCTCAAAGGCGTCTTCTTTCTCACGCAGGCATTCGTTCGCAAACTGCGCGATGCGAAAAAGCCCGGCCGCGTCATCAACATCTCATCGGTGCACGAGGACATGGTGTTCCCACACTTCCCCACCTACTGCGCGTCCAAGGGCGGACTGCGCATGCTGATGCGGGACCTCGCGGTAGAGCTCGGTCCGCTTGGCATCACGGTGAACAATGTCGCCCCGGGAGCGATCATCACACCCATCAACAAGTCGCTCCTGGACGACAAGAGCAAGCTGGATCCACTGCTCAGAAACATCCCGCTGGGGCGCATGGGAACGTCGGACGAGGTGGCCGGGCTGGTGGCCTGGCTGGCCTCAGACGAAGCAGCGTATGTCACTGGATCAACGTACTTTATCGACGGGGGCCTCATTCGCAACTATCACGAACAATAG
- a CDS encoding DUF3175 domain-containing protein, producing the protein MATRSARTSHAKSPAKRSSSSSTAKRTYPTKPGKRSTTPPSRRWSAKVKTDSTKPGPGLFKKSAKEIAEGLSKKSVSPKGPGQAMQMLSFYENRGGKNLSSERKHTLENAKDILREKEGKSSSRPHSRSTSSSRSKSSSAAKSGSKRKSTASSHSRRSTKKSS; encoded by the coding sequence ATGGCAACCAGAAGCGCCCGCACGTCTCACGCAAAGTCGCCCGCCAAGCGATCCTCTTCCAGCTCCACGGCGAAGAGGACCTATCCAACCAAACCTGGAAAGCGCTCCACCACACCACCCTCGCGCCGCTGGTCGGCAAAGGTAAAGACGGATTCGACGAAGCCGGGCCCGGGCCTCTTCAAAAAATCTGCAAAGGAGATTGCCGAAGGCCTGTCCAAGAAGTCCGTATCCCCCAAGGGACCAGGCCAGGCGATGCAGATGCTCAGCTTCTACGAGAACCGCGGCGGCAAGAACCTGTCCAGCGAGCGCAAGCACACTCTCGAGAATGCCAAAGACATTCTCCGTGAGAAGGAAGGCAAGAGCTCTTCGCGACCCCACAGCCGCAGCACAAGCAGTTCGAGAAGCAAAAGCAGTTCGGCAGCTAAGAGCGGATCGAAGCGTAAATCCACCGCAAGCTCACACTCGCGGCGCTCGACAAAGAAGTCGAGCTGA
- a CDS encoding alpha/beta hydrolase yields the protein MRTLGRIVLAVLVLAVLLAVAFFVRPIWVTRQATHFGLFLSHVQSNYVLTPEGRVHYYEAEPRIPGGGTPIVLVHGLGDRDEAWAPMLKRLKRAGFHVYAPDLLGYGRSPKPQDGDYSVNGETKFVYDFIQALGLQKTDVGGWSMGGWIALKLALDHPDVVDRVVVYDPAGLRFNISEPRKLFEPQTTDDVQRLFSVMEPDAKPIPNYVRRDLLRAIQNMQWTVDKNLSSMTENDLLTNRVSSLSEPLLIVWGADDKLIPLSVGQQMHQLVPSSELDILAGCGHLAPNRCSARAAQATADFLKANPVPTGSVRTLQSMH from the coding sequence ATGAGAACGCTGGGCCGTATTGTGCTTGCCGTATTGGTGCTGGCAGTTCTGCTGGCGGTTGCGTTTTTCGTGCGTCCTATCTGGGTCACGAGGCAGGCGACGCATTTCGGCCTGTTCCTGTCGCATGTGCAGAGCAACTATGTGCTGACACCCGAAGGCCGGGTGCACTACTACGAGGCCGAGCCGCGCATTCCCGGCGGCGGAACTCCGATTGTTCTGGTTCATGGTCTCGGCGATCGCGATGAGGCCTGGGCGCCGATGCTGAAGCGCCTGAAGCGTGCCGGCTTCCACGTGTACGCGCCGGATCTGCTCGGCTATGGCCGCTCTCCGAAGCCGCAGGATGGCGATTACTCCGTCAACGGCGAGACAAAGTTTGTCTATGACTTTATTCAAGCGCTGGGCCTGCAAAAGACCGACGTTGGCGGCTGGTCGATGGGTGGGTGGATCGCCCTGAAGCTTGCGCTGGATCACCCCGACGTCGTCGACCGGGTTGTGGTCTATGATCCGGCCGGTCTTCGCTTCAATATCAGCGAGCCGAGGAAGCTGTTCGAGCCACAGACGACGGATGACGTGCAGCGCCTGTTCTCCGTGATGGAGCCGGATGCGAAGCCGATTCCGAATTACGTTCGCCGCGATCTTCTTCGCGCGATCCAGAACATGCAGTGGACGGTCGACAAGAACCTAAGCTCGATGACTGAAAATGACCTTCTCACCAACCGGGTCTCTTCGTTGTCCGAGCCGCTGCTTATCGTGTGGGGAGCGGACGATAAGCTGATTCCGCTCTCCGTTGGGCAGCAGATGCACCAGCTCGTTCCGTCTTCCGAACTCGATATTCTTGCGGGTTGCGGCCACCTGGCGCCGAACCGCTGCTCGGCGCGTGCGGCGCAGGCGACGGCGGATTTCCTGAAGGCGAATCCGGTGCCGACGGGCAGCGTTCGCACGCTGCAGTCGATGCATTAA
- the tadA gene encoding tRNA adenosine(34) deaminase TadA, with protein MSSLPSSARLSDAALMQLAIEQARAAEAAGEVPVGAIVVAPDGFTIVGRGWNRVIQDNDPTAHCEIVAMREAGRALGNYRLTGCTLVCTLEPCSMCAGAILHARIARLLYAARDPKAGACGSVLSVMNHPALNHRVEVVEGVLAEECGTMLSDFFRRRRANAGTV; from the coding sequence ATGAGTTCTCTTCCCTCTTCGGCGCGCCTGTCTGACGCAGCGCTCATGCAGCTCGCCATCGAACAGGCCCGCGCTGCCGAGGCTGCCGGGGAGGTCCCCGTCGGCGCAATCGTCGTCGCGCCGGACGGATTCACCATCGTCGGGCGTGGATGGAATCGCGTGATCCAGGACAACGATCCCACCGCGCACTGCGAAATTGTGGCGATGCGCGAGGCTGGCCGTGCTCTCGGAAATTACCGGCTCACAGGATGCACGCTCGTCTGCACGCTCGAGCCCTGCTCCATGTGCGCGGGCGCAATTCTGCATGCCCGCATCGCGCGGTTGCTCTACGCCGCGCGCGATCCTAAGGCCGGGGCCTGCGGCAGCGTGCTCAGCGTGATGAACCATCCAGCACTGAATCATCGCGTTGAAGTCGTGGAAGGCGTCTTGGCAGAGGAGTGCGGGACGATGCTGAGTGATTTCTTTCGTCGCCGCCGAGCCAACGCAGGCACCGTCTAA